Within the Clostridium scatologenes genome, the region TGTTCCAGTAAATTGTAGTGCAATTCCTTCAGAACTTTTTGAAAGTGAATTTTTTGGATATTGTTCAGGAGCCTTTACTGGAGCTAATAGAAAAGGAAAAATTGGTATATTTGAATTAGCAAATGAAGGAACCGTATTTCTTGATGAAATAGGGGACATGCCTTTAAGTATGCAAGCAAAGCTACTTAGAGTTTTGCAAGAAAGAGAAATTATAAGAGTAGGTGGCGAAAAAAGTATTAAGTTAAATTTGAGAGTAATATCAGCAACAAATAAATCCTTGCAAGAAATGGTTAAAACAAATAAATTTAGAGAAGATTTATATTATAGACTAAATGTAGTTGAAATTAATCTGCCACCATTGAGAGATAGAAAAGAAGATATTCCATTATTTATAGATCATTTTATAAAAGAATTTTCAGAAAAGAATTCAAAAAATATAATAAAAATACATGGAGAAGTAATGAATATATTAAATCAATATAAATGGCCTGGTAATATTAGAGAATTAATGAATGTAATAGAACATATTGTTGTTACAAATAAAAATGGAATAATACAAAAGAATTCCATTCCAGAGTATATACTTTTACATATGAAAGAAAATGAATTTTTTAAAGAGTATCCATTGGACTTAACAAGAGCTATTAGGGAATTAGAAATAGAAAATATAAAAAAAGCTTTGAAAATCACTAAAAACAATAAATCGAAAGCAGCTAAGCTATTGAATATACCTAGAGGAACTTTATATCATAAAATTGATGAATATAAAATAAAAAAATTATAATTATTTGCATTGTTAAAAGGCATTATGTAAAATATAAATGTATTTCTAAATTTATAGAGTTACTTTAAGATTCATATGAAGTGTATTTAACAATATTTCTTCATGTACTTAATACGAGGTGAATAATTTGAGAAACGCAATATTATTGTTTTTGTGTACAATATTATTAAGTGGTTGTGGATATAAAATGCAAAATCAATCAGTAGAATCAGATAATACTGAAGTTAAAATGGAAATGAGAAAAGATATAGAATTAAATATTATTACTACAGATAAATTACTATGTAATATGATTAAAAGCATAGCTAAAAACATGCATTCTGTAGACTATATTTTTAAAAGTAGAGTAGATGAAGAAAATTTTCAATTTACTTCTGATAGTTTAAACAATATAGCTAAAAAAGATTTGTTTATTTATATGGGAGCAGGATTTGAACCTTGGATTGATGATTTTATAGATAAATTAAATAAAAGTAAAGTTGGAGTAATAAATGTTTCCAGAGGTGTAAAACTTTTATCATATAATAAAGAAGTAAAATATAAAAACACTGTATTAAGAGACAATTGTTACTATTTGATGAATATTGATAACTATAAGATAGCTTTGTTAAATATTAAAAATTCAATACAAGACAAAGATCCTAAAAACAGAGATTTATACCAAAAAAATTTTTCAGAGGCAGTAAAAAATATTGAAATACATGAAAAAGATTTAAAAGCTGTTGTAAGTAAATTAACAGATTGTAATTTTGTATTTGCAGAAGATGAAATGAATTATTTTATAAAATATAATGGTTTTAAATCAATATATACTGTAAAAGATTCTAATGGAAAGTGGGATTTAGAATCTAAAGTTAAGGATTCAAAAAATCTTGTGTTTTTATATAATGATCCAGTTGTTTTACAGGAAAATGCAGATATGATAAAAAAGTATAATATTAAGACTGTAAATATAAAAATATATAATGGCGAAATTAATTATGAGGATATTTTAAAGTATAATATAGAAGCTTTGAAAAAGTTTTATGAAAGTGAAAATATAAGAAAGTAATATTAATCATTAAATTTTAATTAGAATTTAGTATCAGAATATATAATAAACTAATAATTAAAAAAAACTTGCAATTTAAAATAATATGCTGTATAATAAACAATGTCTTAGGGGTATGGCTCAACGGTAGAGTAGTGGTCTCCAAAACCATTGGTTGTGGGTTCAAATCCTACTGCCCCTGCCAAAAAAGGTTTTTCGAATATCGAAAAACCTTTTTTTATAGGAATTTTTTATTTTTTAATTTAAAAAAAATTCGATTATAGTATGGTGAAAATTACATATTACTTTAATTAAAAATATTAATAGTAATATATTTATAATAAATATAGAAGAGTACAAAATAAAGTGTCCAAATTAATACAAGTGTATTAATCTGGACACTTTATTTTTATTTCACTAAAACAAGCATTAGTAATATGTTCAAGAGAATAATTTGAATATATTAGAAAAATACTGTATGGATTTGGACAATTTTTTAACAAACAAAAGTTCTCTCTATATATATGAAAAATATATTAATAAGATAAAAAATGCTGATTTTACAACAGGTTACATACAAAAAAATTTTTTTTATAATGATTGTTGTGTATATTGGCATATGAATTGCTATTAATAAAAGTATGAAAAGTAAAATATTCTGATTTAGAGTTAATTTTTTATCAAATATATTATGTTTTAGCAGAAGTAAATTTGGAGGATAAATATAAGCTTTTACTAAAATAAAGCATAGTATAATGCAAGTTCAGAAAAAACAGAGAAATGTATGACAATTTACATGATTGTCTGCTTTTTTCAGAAAGTTGGTGTATATTCATGGATTTTGTTTTTCCACTCAGACAACATGTAGGGACTCCATCTGAACCATTGGTTAAAAAAAATGATCTTATAAAAAGAGGTCAGATGATAGCAGGAAAGCCACAAGGAGCACTAGGAAGCAATATTTTTTCTAGTGTAGATGGTAAAGTAAAAGTTGTTGATATAGACCGGATTGTGATTGAAGAATCACAGACAAATTTTGAAGAATACATACCTTTACAAGGGAAGACACCAAAAGATTTGATTGAGGAATCTGGAATTGTAGGTTTAGGTGGAGCTGGATTTCCAACCTATGTGAAATTAAACGTCTGTTTTGAAAAAAAAGGAACTGTCATTATTAATGCAGCTGAATGTGAACCGATTTTATCACATAATATAGCGCGAATTGAAAAAGAGCCGGAAAAGCTTTTGAATGGACTAATGATAATCATGAAACTTGTCAATGCTGAAAAAGGAATTGTGGCTGTAAAAGGAATTCATAAAGAAGCAATTGAAAAAATTGAAAAGGTAAATACAAATAGTCAAATTTCCGTTTATGCACTGGATAATATTTATCCAATGGGTGAGGAGCGTGCCATTGTTAGAGAGACACTCGGAATCCTTTTGGAACCAGAACAACTTCCTATGGCAGCAGATGCAGTAGTCATTAATTCAGAGACTGTGTTTCGTATACGGGAAGCAATAGAAGATAAAAAACCGCTTATCGATAAGGATATGACAGTAGCTGGAAAATTAAAAGAAAATGCATCTATTCATGTATTAATGGATGTTCCACTTGGAATGAGTGTGGCAAAAGTGTTAGAAATGTCAGGAGGGCTTGGCGAAGAATATGGTGAGCTTATTATGGGAGGTCCATTTACTGGTAAGAGAACTTCTTTAGAGGAACCAATTATTAAGACAACTGGAGGAATTATTGCAGCTGAGAGTTTTATGCCAGGACCATCAAAGATCGGACTTTTGGTTTGTGCATGTGGTGCAAATAAAGAACGTCTAGAAGAACAGGCATCAAGTATGGGTTCTGAGGTAGTAGGTGTTGAGTATTGTAAGCAAGCAAAACAAATTAAAAACACAAGGAAATGTGAAAATCCTGGGAAATGTCCTGGACAAGTACAGAAAGTAATGGCATTAAAGAAATCTGGAGCACAGGCGGTACTGATCAGTAATTGTACAGATTGCAGCAATACTGTAATGTCATGTGCACCACAGTTAAAATTACCGGTTTATCATTGTACTGATGGGGCGATGCGCGCCGTTAATTATAAAATGATAAGAAGATTTAGAGAAGAAGAGTAATAGGAGGAATTAAAAATGTATATAGTTAAGATTACTGGCTTATTATTTTACTGACAGGGCAATGTGCGCTGTTAAATATAAAATGATAAGAAGATTCAGAAAAGAAAAGTAAGGAGGAATTAAAAATGTCTATCACACAGGAAACATTGCAGCACCACTTAAAAGATCCTGCGATCTTTTGTTGCAGAAGAAAAAAAGGCTTGGTTATTAGTGCAGCAGATCTGGAAGATCCGGGATTATTTGAAGATATGCAAGAAGCAGGTCTCTTAACGTTAAGTCCAGATGGTTTACGTATTGAGCAGGTAATTGGAAGCACACTGCTTCAGGATGTTGAAGCACTTACACCAATTACAAAAGATGTACTTGATAAGGTTAACGAAGTAGAAGAAGCAACAAAAGAAAGTGTATCCGAAGCATTACATAAAGTTGAAGCTGTTTCGGAAGTTCAGTCGAGAGTTGGAGGTAACGGAATGATTCATATTGAAATTGGAAAGGCAGAAAAATTTGAGGGCTTAAAGTTGGATGTGCCTGTATTTGCTGGAGCAGCACCTGCAGCACCTGTAGAAGTGACAGAGAAAAGTGGAGAGAAGAAAGTAATTCACAATCTTGTAAAAAAGCACATTAAAATTTCAGATGTAAAGCTTGGAAACAAAACTTCCATCAAGGATGGTGTTATTACCATTGATGAAGATATTGTTAATAGTGCAGTAACAAAAGATGTTTTATGTAAGAGCCTTAAATTAGAAGTTATTCATCCAAATGAAAGACATATGTATACAGAAACAATTATGGATGTTTGTCCGATTGCTACAAAAGTTGAAGGCGAACTTGGTGAAGGTATTACAAAGGTTGCTGATGGTGTTGTATTTATGCTTACTGGTGTAGACGAAGATGGCGTACAGGTTCATGAGTTTGGTTCTTCTGAAGGATATTTGGATGAGAAGATGTATTTTGGACATCCTGGCTGTGCAGATGAAAATGATATTATAATTCGTTGCCATGCAGTTATTCAAAGACTGTCAGGTATGACAAGACCAGGTCCGTTTGCTGCACATAAATGCCAAGATTATATTATTCAAGAAATAAGAGATAAACTTAAAGAGTATGAAGGTGAAGTTGTTCGTGAGGAAATTTGTGAAGATGTACGTAGAGCAGGAAATCCTCGCGTAGTATTAATAAAAGAAATTATGGGACAAGGAGCTATGCATGACAATGTTATCTGTCCAATAGAGCCTTGTGGAGTACTTGGAGGACAGAAGAATGTAGATTGCGGTAATGTTCCAATTATATTAACACCAAATCAGGTAAGAGATGGGTCAATTCAT harbors:
- a CDS encoding sigma-54-dependent Fis family transcriptional regulator, which encodes MEDEHKELYIKEKFNNIDYMMLKSITDCIYEAVCVIDEYGIVIVWNKSAEKLYNIAYEKIIGQNIEDFFDDAMVNNVRKTGVSIENKCHCPLKNHPVLANSMPLYIRNVFRGAVSTDRDFEELSRLYSELENANSKLIFLENQVKKNLGIFGNIIGKSSSIVKKIDMARQIAPTNSSVMITGESGTGKEVFAKGIHELSGRKGLFVPVNCSAIPSELFESEFFGYCSGAFTGANRKGKIGIFELANEGTVFLDEIGDMPLSMQAKLLRVLQEREIIRVGGEKSIKLNLRVISATNKSLQEMVKTNKFREDLYYRLNVVEINLPPLRDRKEDIPLFIDHFIKEFSEKNSKNIIKIHGEVMNILNQYKWPGNIRELMNVIEHIVVTNKNGIIQKNSIPEYILLHMKENEFFKEYPLDLTRAIRELEIENIKKALKITKNNKSKAAKLLNIPRGTLYHKIDEYKIKKL
- a CDS encoding metal ABC transporter substrate-binding protein; the encoded protein is MNNLRNAILLFLCTILLSGCGYKMQNQSVESDNTEVKMEMRKDIELNIITTDKLLCNMIKSIAKNMHSVDYIFKSRVDEENFQFTSDSLNNIAKKDLFIYMGAGFEPWIDDFIDKLNKSKVGVINVSRGVKLLSYNKEVKYKNTVLRDNCYYLMNIDNYKIALLNIKNSIQDKDPKNRDLYQKNFSEAVKNIEIHEKDLKAVVSKLTDCNFVFAEDEMNYFIKYNGFKSIYTVKDSNGKWDLESKVKDSKNLVFLYNDPVVLQENADMIKKYNIKTVNIKIYNGEINYEDILKYNIEALKKFYESENIRK
- the prdC gene encoding proline reductase-associated electron transfer protein PrdC — its product is MDFVFPLRQHVGTPSEPLVKKNDLIKRGQMIAGKPQGALGSNIFSSVDGKVKVVDIDRIVIEESQTNFEEYIPLQGKTPKDLIEESGIVGLGGAGFPTYVKLNVCFEKKGTVIINAAECEPILSHNIARIEKEPEKLLNGLMIIMKLVNAEKGIVAVKGIHKEAIEKIEKVNTNSQISVYALDNIYPMGEERAIVRETLGILLEPEQLPMAADAVVINSETVFRIREAIEDKKPLIDKDMTVAGKLKENASIHVLMDVPLGMSVAKVLEMSGGLGEEYGELIMGGPFTGKRTSLEEPIIKTTGGIIAAESFMPGPSKIGLLVCACGANKERLEEQASSMGSEVVGVEYCKQAKQIKNTRKCENPGKCPGQVQKVMALKKSGAQAVLISNCTDCSNTVMSCAPQLKLPVYHCTDGAMRAVNYKMIRRFREEE
- the prdA gene encoding D-proline reductase (dithiol) proprotein PrdA → MSITQETLQHHLKDPAIFCCRRKKGLVISAADLEDPGLFEDMQEAGLLTLSPDGLRIEQVIGSTLLQDVEALTPITKDVLDKVNEVEEATKESVSEALHKVEAVSEVQSRVGGNGMIHIEIGKAEKFEGLKLDVPVFAGAAPAAPVEVTEKSGEKKVIHNLVKKHIKISDVKLGNKTSIKDGVITIDEDIVNSAVTKDVLCKSLKLEVIHPNERHMYTETIMDVCPIATKVEGELGEGITKVADGVVFMLTGVDEDGVQVHEFGSSEGYLDEKMYFGHPGCADENDIIIRCHAVIQRLSGMTRPGPFAAHKCQDYIIQEIRDKLKEYEGEVVREEICEDVRRAGNPRVVLIKEIMGQGAMHDNVICPIEPCGVLGGQKNVDCGNVPIILTPNQVRDGSIHALTCIGPATKEMTRHYIREPLVEGLAADGELDLVGVIFVGSPQVNDEKLWVSERLGSMLESLDLDGVIITTEGFGNNHIDFIQHIGQAGKRGIPVVGVSFCAYQGQLVVGNEYATAMVEENMDKGGFENDIAGCSCVTSEVATRAIQMLKNKMAGVEIKPAEKKWNNDVINANNKILGLPETKLVESGTLH